The following are encoded in a window of Massilia sp. R2A-15 genomic DNA:
- a CDS encoding DUF2782 domain-containing protein, which yields MTRQNIMARSTSVWKFLLLGTLAHASLVQAQQAQQTPPAATPPKLERIEDGSDQPVTITPQQRGKQKVTEKREGGRVTEVQVTTGKSSYTMKAPTPGSVNDQADLTGSKLRPPQWKVLEFDLSGKKKQTDAEAAAAAAEAPVLAPAPPPPVIVK from the coding sequence ATGACTAGGCAAAACATCATGGCGCGCTCTACTTCTGTTTGGAAATTTTTGCTGCTCGGCACGCTCGCGCACGCCAGCTTGGTCCAGGCCCAGCAGGCTCAGCAGACACCGCCCGCGGCCACGCCGCCCAAGCTCGAGCGCATCGAGGACGGCAGCGACCAGCCGGTCACCATCACGCCCCAGCAGCGCGGCAAGCAGAAGGTGACGGAGAAGCGTGAAGGCGGCCGCGTCACCGAAGTGCAGGTGACTACCGGCAAGAGCAGCTACACGATGAAGGCGCCGACGCCCGGTTCGGTGAACGACCAGGCCGACCTGACCGGCAGCAAGCTGCGTCCGCCGCAGTGGAAGGTGCTCGAATTCGACCTCTCCGGCAAGAAGAAGCAGACCGACGCGGAAGCGGCCGCCGCCGCGGCCGAAGCGCCGGTGCTCGCGCCCGCGCCGCCGCCGCCCGTGATCGTCAAGTAA
- the polA gene encoding DNA polymerase I, whose amino-acid sequence MQNTLLLVDGSSYLYRAFHALPDLRSPDGHPTGAMHGMVNMLRRLRADYPAAYIACVFDAKGKTFRDDMYPDYKATRAPMPDDLRQQIEPIHEAVKHMGWPILMVEGVEADDVIGTLSVEASKLGMNTIVSTGDKDLAQLVNDKVMLINTMTNEKLDEAGVLAKFGVPPNRIIDYLTLIGDTVDNIPGVMKCGPKTALKWLAAHDSLEGVMENHAKITGAVGENLRTALAWLPQGRELITVKCDCDLSGHMVSITESLVGQPENLEGLKDFFQRYGFKTLLKEIVNSPDAGRPQGPAPTSPDLFGEPQLVPLIRGEYETVTTQEQLDKWLALIDAAELTSVDTETTSLEPMTAQMVGISLSVEEGKGAYIPLAHRYAGVPQQLPRELVLEQMKAWLEDPAKPKVGQNLKYDSHIFANHGITLRGIAHDTLLQSYVFESHKPHDMDNMALRHLGYTTIPFTEVCGKGAGQICFDQVELERATEYAGEDSDITLRLYHAMKDSVESDPKLAFIYRQIELPTSVVLQKIERNGVLIDAALLDVQSAELGKRIMELEAKAHELAGGPFNLGSPKQIGEIFFGKLGLPVVKKTPSGAPSTDEEVLQKLAEDFPLPKILLEYRGMSKLKSTYTDKLPKMVNRDTGRVHTNYAQAVAVTGRLSSNDPNLQNIPVRTAEGRRIREAFIAAPGNVIVSADYSQIELRIMAHISEDAAMLHAFAEGEDIHRATAAEIFGVAPADVDSEQRRYAKVINFGLIYGMSAFGLATNLGVERAAAQSYIDKYFARFSGVKQYMDDTRMQAKARGYVETVFGRRLWLPEINSPNGPRRQGAERAAINAPMQGTAADLIKLAMIAVQGWIEQDNLGTRMIMQVHDELVLEVPEAELELVKVKLPALMAGVAELKVPLLAEVGIGKNWEEAH is encoded by the coding sequence ATGCAAAATACCCTGCTGTTAGTCGACGGTTCCAGTTACCTGTACCGCGCATTCCACGCCTTGCCGGACCTGCGCAGCCCGGACGGCCACCCGACCGGCGCGATGCACGGCATGGTCAACATGCTGCGCCGCCTGCGCGCCGATTACCCCGCGGCCTACATTGCCTGCGTGTTCGACGCCAAGGGCAAGACCTTCCGCGATGACATGTATCCCGACTACAAGGCCACGCGCGCGCCGATGCCCGACGACCTGCGCCAGCAGATCGAGCCGATCCACGAAGCCGTCAAGCACATGGGCTGGCCGATCCTGATGGTCGAAGGCGTGGAAGCGGACGACGTGATCGGCACCCTGTCGGTCGAAGCGTCCAAGCTCGGCATGAACACCATTGTCTCGACCGGCGACAAGGACCTGGCGCAGCTGGTCAACGACAAGGTCATGCTGATCAACACGATGACCAACGAGAAGCTCGACGAAGCGGGCGTGCTGGCCAAGTTCGGCGTGCCGCCGAACCGCATCATCGACTACCTGACCCTGATCGGCGACACCGTGGACAACATCCCCGGCGTGATGAAGTGCGGCCCGAAGACCGCGCTGAAATGGCTGGCGGCGCACGACAGTTTAGAGGGCGTGATGGAGAACCACGCGAAGATCACCGGCGCCGTTGGCGAGAACCTGCGCACGGCGCTCGCCTGGCTGCCGCAGGGCCGCGAGCTGATCACCGTGAAGTGCGACTGCGACCTGTCCGGGCACATGGTGTCGATCACCGAATCGCTGGTCGGCCAGCCGGAGAACCTCGAAGGCCTGAAGGACTTCTTCCAGCGCTACGGCTTCAAGACGCTGCTCAAGGAAATCGTCAACAGCCCGGACGCCGGCCGCCCGCAAGGCCCGGCGCCGACCTCGCCCGACCTGTTCGGCGAGCCGCAGCTGGTGCCGCTGATCCGCGGCGAGTACGAGACCGTCACCACGCAGGAACAGCTTGATAAATGGCTGGCGCTGATCGACGCGGCCGAACTGACTTCGGTGGACACCGAGACCACCTCGCTCGAGCCGATGACGGCGCAGATGGTGGGCATCTCACTGTCGGTCGAAGAAGGCAAGGGCGCCTACATCCCGCTGGCGCACCGCTACGCCGGCGTGCCGCAGCAGCTGCCGCGCGAGCTGGTGCTGGAGCAGATGAAGGCCTGGCTGGAAGACCCGGCCAAGCCGAAGGTTGGCCAGAACCTCAAGTACGACAGCCACATCTTCGCCAACCACGGCATTACGCTGCGCGGCATCGCGCACGACACGCTGCTGCAGTCCTACGTATTCGAGTCGCACAAGCCGCACGACATGGACAACATGGCGCTGCGCCACCTGGGCTACACCACCATCCCGTTCACCGAAGTGTGCGGCAAGGGTGCCGGCCAGATCTGCTTCGACCAGGTCGAGCTTGAGCGCGCGACCGAGTACGCGGGCGAGGATTCCGACATCACGCTGCGCCTGTATCACGCGATGAAGGATTCGGTCGAGAGCGATCCGAAGCTGGCCTTCATCTACCGCCAGATCGAGCTGCCGACGTCGGTGGTGCTGCAGAAGATCGAGCGCAACGGCGTGCTGATCGACGCCGCGCTGCTCGACGTGCAGTCGGCCGAACTGGGCAAGCGCATCATGGAGCTCGAGGCCAAGGCGCACGAACTGGCCGGCGGCCCGTTCAACCTCGGCTCGCCCAAGCAGATCGGCGAGATCTTCTTCGGCAAACTGGGACTGCCGGTGGTGAAGAAGACGCCGAGCGGCGCGCCATCGACCGACGAAGAAGTGCTGCAAAAGCTGGCCGAGGATTTTCCGCTGCCGAAGATCCTGCTCGAATACCGCGGCATGTCCAAGCTGAAGTCGACCTACACCGACAAGCTGCCGAAGATGGTCAACCGCGACACGGGCCGTGTGCACACCAACTACGCGCAGGCGGTGGCGGTGACGGGGCGGCTGTCGTCGAACGATCCGAACCTGCAGAACATCCCGGTTCGCACCGCGGAAGGGCGGCGCATCCGCGAAGCCTTCATCGCCGCGCCGGGCAACGTGATCGTGTCGGCCGACTACTCGCAGATCGAGCTGCGCATCATGGCGCACATCTCGGAAGACGCGGCCATGCTGCACGCCTTCGCCGAGGGCGAGGACATCCACCGCGCCACGGCCGCCGAGATCTTCGGCGTGGCGCCGGCGGACGTCGACAGCGAGCAGCGGCGCTACGCCAAGGTGATCAACTTCGGCCTGATCTACGGCATGAGCGCGTTCGGCCTGGCCACCAACCTGGGCGTCGAGCGCGCCGCGGCGCAGAGCTACATCGACAAATACTTCGCGCGCTTTTCGGGCGTGAAGCAGTACATGGACGACACGCGCATGCAGGCCAAGGCGCGCGGCTACGTCGAGACGGTGTTCGGGCGGCGCCTGTGGCTGCCGGAGATCAATTCGCCGAACGGTCCCCGCAGGCAGGGCGCCGAGCGGGCCGCGATCAACGCGCCGATGCAGGGCACGGCGGCCGACCTGATCAAGCTGGCGATGATCGCGGTGCAGGGCTGGATCGAGCAGGACAATCTGGGCACGCGCATGATCATGCAGGTGCACGACGAGCTGGTGCTCGAGGTGCCGGAAGCGGAGCTGGAACTGGTGAAAGTGAAGCTGCCGGCGCTGATGGCCGGCGTGGCCGAGCTGAAGGTGCCGCTGCTGGCCGAAGTGGGCATCGGCAAGAACTGGGAAGAGGCGCATTAA
- a CDS encoding DUF4382 domain-containing protein — protein MNASTSRIALFASTAIAAATLVACGGGGGTTATPAPTATMGTLGVSMTDAPACGFDAVNVTVNKVRVHQSSSASDTDSGWTDITLSPAKKINLLNLSNGVLESLGQTTLAPGHYSQLRLVLDANSGNGLANSVVATGSTTETSLTTPSATQSGIKLVNEFDVVAGQRVDLVVDFNACKSVVTTGNGKYLLKPVVKVVPTAINGISGFISPALLASHVSVSAQQNGAIVSSTVPSSTGEFFLSRLTPGNYDVVITADDRAASVVAAVPVASISSTTALSTAAAPITLAASTSASIAGAVTMTPASATEPAYVAAKQSFAAGPTVVIKYAGADLATGAYTLAKLPVAAPQYTAYSATLPLVFSQNLTSTPGAGKYTVEASATGYATKSITPVDVSAANQANVNFALIP, from the coding sequence ATGAACGCATCGACTTCCCGCATCGCCCTGTTCGCTTCCACCGCCATTGCCGCGGCAACCCTGGTCGCCTGCGGCGGCGGGGGCGGCACGACCGCCACGCCGGCGCCCACCGCCACCATGGGCACGCTGGGCGTTTCGATGACCGACGCGCCGGCCTGCGGTTTCGACGCGGTCAACGTCACCGTCAACAAGGTGCGCGTGCACCAGAGCTCCAGCGCGTCCGACACCGATTCCGGCTGGACCGACATCACGCTCTCGCCCGCCAAGAAGATCAACCTGCTGAACCTGTCCAATGGCGTGCTCGAATCGCTCGGCCAGACCACGCTGGCGCCCGGCCATTATTCGCAGCTGCGCCTTGTGCTCGACGCCAACAGCGGCAACGGCCTGGCCAACTCCGTCGTTGCCACCGGCAGCACCACCGAGACCTCGCTGACCACGCCAAGCGCGACCCAGAGCGGCATCAAGCTGGTCAACGAATTCGATGTCGTCGCCGGCCAGCGCGTTGACCTGGTGGTCGACTTCAACGCCTGCAAATCGGTGGTCACGACCGGCAACGGCAAGTACCTGCTCAAGCCGGTCGTCAAGGTCGTGCCGACCGCGATCAACGGCATCTCCGGCTTCATCAGCCCGGCGCTGCTGGCCAGCCACGTCAGCGTGTCGGCCCAGCAGAACGGCGCGATCGTCAGCTCCACCGTGCCGAGTTCGACCGGTGAATTCTTCCTGTCGCGCCTGACGCCGGGCAATTACGACGTCGTCATCACCGCCGACGACCGCGCCGCTTCCGTGGTCGCCGCGGTGCCGGTCGCCTCCATCAGCAGCACCACCGCGCTCAGCACGGCGGCAGCGCCGATCACCCTGGCCGCCAGCACCAGCGCTTCGATCGCGGGCGCCGTCACCATGACGCCGGCCAGCGCCACCGAGCCTGCCTACGTCGCGGCGAAGCAGTCGTTTGCCGCCGGCCCGACGGTCGTCATCAAGTACGCCGGCGCCGACCTGGCAACCGGCGCCTATACCCTGGCGAAGCTGCCGGTGGCCGCGCCGCAGTACACGGCCTACAGCGCGACCTTGCCGCTGGTGTTCAGCCAGAACCTGACCAGCACCCCGGGCGCCGGCAAGTACACAGTCGAGGCGTCGGCAACGGGCTACGCCACCAAGTCGATCACGCCGGTCGATGTTTCGGCAGCGAACCAGGCGAATGTGAATTTCGCGCTGATCCCGTAA